The proteins below come from a single Longimicrobium sp. genomic window:
- a CDS encoding PAS domain S-box protein — protein sequence MVEQGTSTPQAAPSHDDPAGRARSAARLAARALAVPVSFAYDHGTLHLDAGGKRIGEGARAVLARFCTRVTRAGGPVCVADLPKEDGAGPLKAIAAVPLPGGCIGVAATRARQWTPADRAALDDAAALVPTAEDASPIVEPAADAKPERESARPGYAVFRAMFESSASGMAVLDLGGRILRANRALARMLGVRPTRLSGRPLADFIPDEDDDAAALRIALNEGCVAGRDGEVRLVGRGGREAWVRVGLSVRRRGGQPVFALAMVDDVTDRRAAAEAERRRAAALELLRGVATAANRAATLDDVLRQVLGLICAHAGWAAGHVWVRADDGAFVSSGIWRAGKRYAALREATRALRLERGEGLPGRAVQAGAPVWVEDVADAPWFARHGTAHIRGAVAVPVRAEGQVAAVVEFFSERPERADPEMVGLLTNVGTQLGLVVERERIAARLRESRRELSTLLGNLPGVAYRCRNERRWTLEFVSEGSTALTGYTPGELVGSAGVAFGDLIVPADRQLVWNRVQAAVAAGRPFELEYRITTRGGEERWVAETGVAVCEPGRPTVLEGFITDVTQRRLAEAALRRSGDYFRALIETSGEVVAVGNADGTLRYVSPAVERVTGYAPREWMRMQALETVHPDDLAGVRERFGRLVREPGSTAEAEFRMRHRNGRYCVVEVVARNLLNDASVNGIVYNTRDVTARRESEEALRRRERHFRSLIENAHDIITVLEGDGDVRFASPSVERTLGYDRQELAGTYLFELVHPDDVPAVLEVFDRAIRAPGEPQWLEFRMRAADGSYRTLESIGTSLLHDPAVTGIVVNSRDVTERREAEEALLASQQQLLQAQKMDAVGRLAGGVAHDFNNLLTAIRGNAELLLFDIPPGDPRREDVEEIRKASDRAATLTRQLLAFSRRQVLQPRVLGLNGVVREMERMLRRLIGEDVELATRLDPELGQVRADPGQVEQVILNLAVNGRDAMPAGGRLTVETRNEELGEDLKRAYPYVVPGPYVLLAVSDTGQGMDAETRERAFEPFFTTKPAGRGTGLGLSTVYGIVKQSGGFIWIDSELGRGTTIRIYLPPVAEPATLTAEAAAPALAARGAGTVLLAEDEVTVRRLAVRVLSRAGYTVLEAADGEEALRVASAHSGRIDVLVTDVVMPRLGGRLLASRLREARAGVPVIYMSGYTEEAVQRHGVLDPGTGFLGKPFTAEQLLGAVASALGNGKD from the coding sequence ATGGTTGAACAGGGCACCTCCACTCCACAAGCGGCACCGTCACACGACGACCCCGCTGGCCGCGCGCGCTCCGCGGCCCGGCTGGCCGCGCGCGCCCTCGCGGTTCCCGTCTCCTTTGCGTACGACCACGGCACGCTTCACCTGGACGCCGGCGGCAAGCGGATCGGCGAGGGCGCGCGCGCCGTTCTCGCCCGTTTCTGCACGCGCGTCACCCGGGCGGGCGGCCCCGTCTGCGTCGCCGATCTGCCGAAGGAAGACGGTGCAGGCCCGCTGAAAGCGATCGCCGCCGTCCCGCTGCCCGGCGGCTGCATCGGCGTGGCCGCCACGCGCGCGCGGCAGTGGACGCCCGCGGACCGCGCCGCGCTGGACGACGCCGCGGCGCTCGTCCCCACGGCGGAGGATGCATCTCCCATCGTCGAACCAGCGGCCGACGCGAAACCCGAGCGCGAGTCCGCGCGCCCGGGCTACGCCGTCTTCCGCGCGATGTTCGAGAGCTCGGCGTCGGGGATGGCGGTGCTGGACCTGGGCGGCCGCATCCTGCGCGCGAACCGGGCGCTGGCGCGGATGCTGGGCGTGCGCCCCACGCGGCTCTCCGGCCGCCCGCTCGCCGACTTCATCCCCGATGAGGACGACGATGCCGCCGCCCTCCGCATCGCGCTGAACGAAGGGTGCGTGGCCGGTCGCGACGGCGAGGTGCGGCTGGTGGGGCGCGGCGGCCGCGAGGCGTGGGTGCGCGTGGGGCTGAGCGTGCGGCGGCGCGGCGGCCAGCCCGTGTTCGCGCTGGCGATGGTGGACGACGTCACCGACCGCCGCGCCGCCGCCGAGGCCGAGCGCCGCCGGGCCGCGGCGCTGGAGCTGCTGCGCGGCGTGGCCACCGCCGCCAACCGCGCCGCCACGCTCGACGACGTGCTGCGCCAGGTGCTGGGGCTCATCTGCGCGCACGCCGGCTGGGCCGCCGGCCACGTGTGGGTGCGCGCCGACGACGGCGCGTTCGTGTCCAGCGGCATCTGGCGCGCGGGGAAGCGCTACGCGGCGTTGCGCGAGGCCACCCGCGCGCTGCGCCTGGAGCGCGGCGAGGGGCTCCCCGGGCGCGCGGTGCAGGCCGGTGCGCCGGTGTGGGTGGAAGACGTGGCCGATGCGCCCTGGTTCGCGCGGCACGGCACCGCGCACATCCGCGGCGCCGTGGCCGTTCCCGTCCGCGCGGAAGGGCAGGTGGCGGCGGTGGTGGAGTTCTTCTCCGAGCGCCCGGAGCGCGCCGACCCGGAGATGGTGGGGCTGCTGACCAACGTGGGAACGCAGCTGGGGCTGGTGGTGGAGCGCGAGCGCATCGCCGCGCGGCTGCGCGAGAGCCGGCGCGAGCTGTCCACGCTGCTGGGCAACCTTCCCGGCGTGGCCTACCGCTGCCGCAACGAGCGCCGCTGGACGCTGGAGTTCGTCAGCGAGGGCAGCACCGCGCTCACCGGCTACACCCCCGGCGAGCTGGTGGGAAGCGCGGGCGTGGCCTTCGGCGACCTGATCGTTCCCGCCGACCGGCAGCTGGTATGGAACCGGGTGCAGGCCGCGGTGGCCGCCGGGCGCCCGTTCGAGCTGGAGTACCGCATCACCACGCGGGGCGGCGAGGAGCGCTGGGTGGCCGAGACGGGCGTGGCCGTCTGCGAGCCGGGGCGCCCCACGGTGCTCGAGGGGTTCATCACCGACGTCACCCAGCGCCGGCTGGCCGAGGCGGCGCTGCGCCGCAGCGGCGACTACTTCCGCGCGCTCATCGAAACCTCGGGCGAGGTGGTGGCGGTCGGCAACGCGGACGGGACCCTGCGCTACGTGTCGCCCGCGGTGGAGCGGGTCACGGGGTACGCGCCGCGCGAGTGGATGCGGATGCAGGCGCTGGAGACCGTGCACCCCGACGACCTGGCCGGGGTGCGCGAGCGCTTCGGGCGGCTGGTGCGCGAGCCGGGGAGCACGGCGGAAGCCGAGTTCCGCATGCGCCACCGCAACGGGCGCTACTGCGTGGTCGAGGTGGTCGCCCGCAACCTGCTGAACGACGCCTCGGTCAACGGCATCGTCTACAACACCCGCGACGTCACCGCGCGCCGCGAGAGCGAGGAGGCGCTGCGCCGCCGCGAGCGCCACTTCCGCTCGCTCATCGAGAACGCGCACGACATCATCACCGTGCTGGAAGGCGACGGCGACGTGCGCTTCGCCAGCCCGTCGGTAGAGCGCACGCTGGGGTACGACCGCCAGGAGCTGGCGGGAACGTACCTGTTCGAGCTGGTGCACCCCGACGACGTGCCCGCGGTGCTGGAGGTGTTCGACCGCGCCATCCGCGCGCCGGGCGAGCCGCAGTGGCTGGAGTTCCGCATGCGCGCGGCCGACGGCTCGTACCGCACGCTGGAGTCGATCGGCACCTCGCTGCTGCACGACCCGGCGGTCACGGGGATCGTGGTGAACTCGCGCGACGTGACCGAGCGGCGCGAGGCCGAGGAGGCGCTCCTGGCCTCGCAGCAGCAGCTGCTGCAGGCGCAGAAGATGGACGCGGTGGGGCGGCTGGCCGGGGGCGTGGCGCACGACTTCAACAACCTGCTCACCGCCATCCGCGGCAACGCCGAGCTCCTCCTCTTCGACATCCCCCCGGGCGACCCGCGGCGCGAGGACGTGGAGGAGATCCGCAAGGCATCGGACCGCGCGGCCACGCTCACGCGGCAGCTGCTGGCCTTCAGCCGGCGCCAGGTGCTGCAGCCGCGGGTGCTGGGGCTGAACGGCGTGGTGCGCGAGATGGAGCGCATGCTGCGCCGCCTGATCGGCGAGGACGTGGAGCTGGCCACGCGGCTGGACCCCGAGCTGGGGCAGGTGCGCGCCGACCCCGGGCAGGTGGAGCAGGTGATCCTGAACCTGGCCGTGAACGGGCGCGACGCCATGCCCGCCGGCGGGCGGCTGACGGTGGAGACGCGCAACGAGGAGCTGGGCGAGGACCTGAAGCGCGCCTATCCCTACGTGGTCCCCGGCCCGTACGTGCTGCTGGCGGTGAGCGACACCGGGCAGGGAATGGACGCCGAGACACGGGAGCGCGCCTTCGAGCCCTTCTTCACCACCAAGCCGGCGGGGCGCGGCACGGGGCTGGGGCTCTCCACCGTCTACGGGATCGTGAAGCAGAGCGGCGGCTTCATCTGGATCGACTCGGAGCTGGGGCGCGGCACCACCATCCGCATCTACCTCCCCCCCGTGGCCGAGCCCGCCACTTTGACGGCGGAGGCGGCGGCGCCCGCCCTGGCCGCGCGGGGGGCGGGGACGGTGCTGCTGGCCGAGGACGAGGTGACGGTGCGGCGGCTGGCGGTGCGCGTCCTGAGCCGTGCCGGCTATACCGTGCTCGAGGCCGCCGACGGCGAGGAGGCGCTGCGCGTCGCCTCCGCTCATTCGGGCCGCATCGACGTGCTGGTGACGGACGTGGTGATGCCGCGCCTCGGCGGGCGGCTGCTGGCCTCGCGCCTCCGCGAGGCGCGCGCGGGCGTCCCCGTGATCTACATGTCCGGCTACACCGAGGAGGCGGTGCAGCGCCACGGCGTGCTGGACCCCGGCACCGGCTTCCTGGGCAAGCCCTTCACCGCCGAGCAGCTCCTCGGCGCGGTCGCCAGTGCGCTGGGGAATGGGAAGGACTGA